One window from the genome of Musa acuminata AAA Group cultivar baxijiao chromosome BXJ1-4, Cavendish_Baxijiao_AAA, whole genome shotgun sequence encodes:
- the LOC135654025 gene encoding uncharacterized protein LOC135654025, translated as MSCSSSSGSEEDEGVDAYRKGGYHAVRVGDQFAGGRYIAQRKLGWGHFSTVWLAYDTRSQSFVALKIQKSAPEFAQAALHEIELLSAIAQGDTSNSKCIVRLIDHFKHSGPNGQHLCLVIEFLGDSLLRLVKYNHYKGIGLNRVRNICRSILVGLDYLHREVGIIHTDLKLENILLVSTIDLSKDPVRSVLTPILERPEGNPNGSVVVNMIEKSFKKKAKRARARISETSASTSGILQLERTLEGIDLRCKIVDFGNACWCDKQLTDDIQTRQYRSPEVVLGAGYSFSTDMWSFACMAFELATGDMLFAPKSGQGYSEDEDHLALMMELLGKMPKKVAATGSRSKDYFDRYGDLKRIKRLKFWPLDQLLVDKYKFSEADAREFAEFLCPLLDFATEKRPTAEQCLQHPWIKNRDAKANGKNNGAGVGKLEIGMSKLNVQVGR; from the exons ATGTCGTGCTCTTCGTCGTCGGGGTCGGAGGAGGACGAGGGCGTCGACGCCTACCGGAAGGGAGGGTACCATGCCGTCAGGGTGGGCGATCAGTTCGCCGGCGGGCGGTATATCGCCCAGCGGAAGCTTGGGTGGGGCCATTTCTCCACCGTCTGGCTCGCCTATGACACCCGATCCCAG AGTTTTGTTgctctcaaaattcaaaaaagtgcACCAGAATTCGCTCAAGCCGCTCTCCATGAGATTGAGCTGCTCTCGGCAATTGCTCAAGGCGATACCTCAAATTCCAAATGTATAGTTCGATTAATTGACCACTTTAAGCATTCTGGACCAAATGGCCAGCATCTTTGCCTGGTAATTGAATTCCTTGGGGATAGCCTTCTTCGTCTTGTCAAGTACAACCATTACAAAGGCATCGGACTGAATAGGGTGAGAAACATATGCAGGTCTATCTTGGTGGGTCTCGATTATTTGCACAGGGAAGTCGGCATCATTCACACAGATTTGAAACTGGAGAATATTCTTCTTGTCTCCACCATTGATCTTTCAAAAGACCCAGTCAGGTCTGTACTTACCCCAATCCTAGAGAGGCCAGAGGGCAACCCAAATGGCAGTGTAGTGGTCAATATGATTGAAAAGAGTTTTAAAAAAAAGGCAAAGAGGGCAAGGGCGAGGATCTCTGAGACAAGTGCTTCAACTTCCGGGATTTTGCAGCTGGAAAGGACCTTGGAAGGAATTGATCTTAGATGCAAGATTGTGGATTTTGGGAATGCTTGTTGGTGTGATAAACAGTTAACTGATGATATCCAGACTAGGCAGTACAGGTCACCTGAGGTTGTTCTTGGTGCTGGTTACTCCTTCTCTACAGATATGTGGTCCTTTGCATGCATGGCATTTGAGCTTGCTACTGGAGATATGCTATTTGCACCTAAAAGTGGCCAAGGATACAGTGAAGATGAG GATCATTTGGCTTTAATGATGGAGCTGCTTGGAAAGATGCCCAAAAAG GTTGCTGCTACGGGATCCCGATCAAAGGATTACTTTGATAGGTATGGAGACCTGAAGAGGATCAAAAGATTGAAGTTCTGGCCACTAGATCAGCTACTGGTTGACAAATACAAATTTAGTGAGGCCGATGCTCGTGAATTTGCAGAGTTCCTTTGCCCTCTACTTGATTTTGCGACAGAAAAGCGGCCAACAGCGGAACAATGTCTACAACATCCATGGATTAAGAACAGAGATGCAAAAGCCAACGGTAAAAATAATGGAGCAGGTGTGGGGAAGCTGGAGATTGGCATGAGTAAGCTTAATGTTCAGGTGGGCAGGTGA
- the LOC135654041 gene encoding amino acid transporter AVT3C-like, which produces MVFGNEACSSSHGLDASAAPLLPSVGGGDLRGRLSSQPKTFANVFIAIVGSGVLGLPYAFRRTGWAAGALLLLAVAALTFHCMMLIVRTRRRLDLDGSAKIASFGDLGLAVSGSLGRLAVDAMIVLSQAGFCVGYLIFISSSLTHLLPLSLPFLSSKALYVLAMLPFQLGLNSIRSLTLLAPLSIFADVVDLGAMGVVIAEDVSIMVSRPPPIHAFAGPSVLLYGAGVAVYAFEGIGMVLPLEAEAADKSKFGRTLGLSMAFIALLYGLFGVLGYAAFGDDTRDIITTNLGAGVLTLLIQLGLCINLFFTFPVMMNPVFEVAERWLCGKRYCWWLRWALVLAVSLAATLVPNFADFLSLVGSSVCVVLGFVLPAAFHLKVFSGELGWAEATADIAIVVVGMGLAISGTWSSLMSIFNSVQS; this is translated from the coding sequence ATGGTGTTTGGGAACGAGGCGTGCTCCTCCAGCCACGGCCTGGACGCGTCGGCGGCGCCGCTGCTTCCGTCGGTGGGCGGCGGCGACCTCCGGGGCCGGCTGTCGTCGCAGCCCAAGACGTTCGCGAACGTGTTCATCGCGATCGTGGGCTCCGGTGTTCTGGGCCTCCCGTACGCGTTCCGGCGCACCGGGTGGGCCGCCggtgccctcctcctcctcgccgtcGCCGCCCTCACCTTCCACTGCATGATGCTCATCGTCCGCACCCGCCGCCGCCTCGACCTTGACGGATCTGCCAAGATCGCCTCCTTCGGCGACCTCGGCCTCGCCGTATCCGGCTCCCTCGGCCGCCTGGCCGTCGATGCCATGATCGTGCTTAGCCAGGCCGGGTTCTGCGTCGGTTACCTCATCTTCATCTCCAGCTCCCTCACccacctcctccctctctccctccccTTCCTCTCCTCCAAAGCCCTCTACGTGCTGGCCATGCTGCCCTTCCAGCTGGGCCTCAACTCCATCCGGAGCCTCACCCTCCTCGCCCCGCTCAGCATCTTCGCCGACGTGGTCGACCTCGGCGCCATGGGCGTCGTCATCGCTGAGGACGTCTCCATCATGGTCTCCCGCCCGCCGCCCATCCACGCATTCGCCGGTCCGTCCGTCCTCCTCTACGGCGCCGGCGTCGCGGTCTACGCCTTCGAGGGCATCGGCATGGTCCTCCCCCTCGAGGCCGAGGCTGCCGACAAGTCCAAGTTCGGGCGCACCCTCGGCCTGTCCATGGCCTTCATCGCCCTCCTCTACGGCCTCTTCGGCGTGCTCGGTTACGCCGCCTTCGGCGACGACACCAGGGACATCATCACCACCAACCTCGGAGCCGGCGTGCTCACGCTGCTCATCCAGCTCGGCCTTTGCATCAACCTCTTCTTCACGTTCCCGGTGATGATGAACCCGGTGTTCGAGGTCGCGGAGCGGTGGCTGTGCGGCAAGAGGTACTGCTGGTGGCTGCGGTGGGCGTTGGTGCTGGCGGTGAGCCTGGCGGCGACTCTGGTGCCCAACTTCGCCGACTTCCTCTCGTTGGTCGGGAGCAGTGTGTGCGTCGTCCTCGGGTTCGTGCTGCCGGCTGCGTTCCACCTCAAGGTGTTCAGCGGTGAGCTGGGCTGGGCCGAGGCCACGGCCGACATCGCCATCGTCGTCGTCGGCATGGGGCTAGCCATCTCCGGCACCTGGTCCTCTCTCATGTCCATCTTCAACTCTGtgcagtcttaa
- the LOC135586083 gene encoding NAC domain-containing protein 54-like — MAPVTLPPGFRFHPTDEELVGYYLKRKINGHNLELEIIPEVDLYKCEPWELPEKSFLPSKDLEWYFFSPRDRKYPNGSRTNRATQSGYWKATGKDRRVSSQRRAVGMKKTLVYYRGRAPHGSRTDWVMHEYRLDENECETTASGLQDSYALCRVFKKSAPGPKILEHYGSSCKGSTELSPTVNGNCYPFPPEICTSKMVQGSSPNVSASADVKWMQYLSPEAFTDAPPFLDPACFPYIPSKVDIALECARLQHRLSLPPLEMDDFSQNSLADSNNASHLGGHQESASQADVVLREILSVASASQERTMCSSDYPNVFAGSSTHFDEFACLLGLERRTEGMPFPEINDFGEEFKEEHKTAESSTDVRISELSV, encoded by the exons ATGGCACCGGTCACGTTGCCTCCAGGCTTCCGGTTTCATCCCACCGACGAAGAGCTCGTCGGATATTATCTCAAGAGGAAGATCAATGGGCATAATCTTGAGCTGGAAATCATCCCCGAGGTTGATCTCTACAAGTGCGAGCCATGGGAGTTACCAG AGAAGTCCTTCTTGCCGAGCAAAGACCTGGAATGGTACTTCTTCAGCCCCCGAGATCGGAAGTACCCCAACGGATCGAGGACGAACCGAGCAACTCAATCTGGTTACTGGAAGGCCACAGGGAAGGACCGAAGAGTGAGCTCCCAAAGGCGAGCTGTGGGCATGAAGAAGACGCTCGTTTACTACAGAGGGCGAGCGCCGCATGGCTCTCGTACGGATTGGGTCATGCACGAGTACCGCCTCGATGAGAATGAGTGTGAGACGACGGCCTCCGGCTTACAG GATTCTTATGCTCTATGTCGCGTGTTTAAGAAGAGTGCACCAGGCCCTAAGATCTTAGAGCATTATGGTTCATCTTGTAAAGGATCAACTGAGCTTTCACCAACAGTTAATGGGAATTGCTATCCTTTTCCACCTGAGATTTGCACTTCCAAGATGGTTCAAGGATCCTCACCTAATGTAAGTGCTTCTGCAGATGTCAAGTGGATGCAGTATCTGTCACCAGAAGCATTCACCGATGCTCCTCCGTTTCTTGATCCAGCATGCTTCCCCTACATTCCATCGAAG GTAGACATAGCCTTGGAGTGTGCAAGACTACAACACAGGCTCTCCTTGCCGCCCTTGGAAATGGATGACTTCTCACAGAACAGTCTCGCCGACTCAAACAATGCCTCGCATTTGGGTGGCCATCAAGAAAGTGCAAGTCAAGCGGACGTCGTTTTGCGAGAGATCTTATCGGTTGCCTCGGCATCTCAGGAGCGGACGATGTGCAGCTCCGACTACCCTAATGTATTTGCTGGAAGCAGCACTCACTTCGATGAATTTGCATGTCTGTTGGGACTTGAGAGAAGAACAGAAGGCATGCCTTTTCCTGAAATAAACGACTTCGGAGAAGAGTTTAAGGAAGAGCATAAGACAGCGGAGAGTTCAACAGATGTAAGAATCAGTGAACTATCTGTATAA
- the LOC135654057 gene encoding ferredoxin--NADP reductase, leaf isozyme, chloroplastic-like — protein MASAAVTAAVSLPSSKPSLSPASLERISFHKTCLHPRSTAAAKAGRLVTVRAQVTTEAPAKVAKVSKKDDEGVVTNKYKPKEPYIGRCLINTKITGDDAPGETNHIVFSTEGEIPYREGQSIGVIADGIDKNGKPHKLRLYSIASSAIGDFGDSKTVSLCVKRLVYTNEQGEIVKGVCSNFLCDLKPGAAVKITGPVGKEMLMPKDPNATVVMLGTGTGIAPFRAFLWKMFFEKHENYKFNGLAWLFLGVPTSSSLLYKEEFEKMKELAPENFRLDFAVSREQTNEKGEKMYIQTRMAQYASELWELLKKDNTFVYMCGLKGMEKGIDDIMVSLAAKDGIDWLTYKRELKKAEQWNVEVY, from the exons ATGGCTTCTGCCGCAGTCACCGCTGCAGTTTCCCTCCCTTCCTCCAAGCCATCCCTCTCCCCTGCCTCCCTCGAGCGAATCAGCTTCCACAAG ACATGCTTGCACCCACGAAGCACCGCTGCAGCTAAAGCAGGCAGGTTGGTCACGGTCAGAGCACAGGTCACGACCGAGGCTCCTGCCAAGGTAGCCAAGGTGTCGAAGAAGGACGACGAGGGCGTCGTCACCAACAAGTACAAACCCAAGGAGCCATACATCGGGAGGTGCCTCATCAACACTAAGATCACCGGAGACGACGCACCCGGAGAGACCAACCACATAGTCTTCAGCACCGAGG GGGAGATTCCCTACAGAGAAGGTCAATCGATAGGCGTGATCGCTGATGGGATCGACAAGAACGGGAAGCCACACAAGCTGAGGCTCTACTCGATCGCCAGTAGCGCTATTGGGGATTTTGGAGACTCCAAGACC GTTTCCCTCTGTGTGAAGAGGCTTGTTTATACAAATGAACAAGGAGAGATAGTGAAAGGAGTCTGCTCCAACTTCCTAT GTGACCTCAAGCCTGGTGCTGCAGTTAAGATTACCGGACCGGTTGGGAAGGAGATGCTTATGCCTAAAGATCCCAATGCAACTGTCGTAATG CTTGGAACAGGGACTGGTATTGCTCCTTTCAGAGCATTCCTGTGGAAAATGTTCTTTGAGAAGCATGAAAACTACAAG TTCAATGGACTTGCATGGCTCTTTTTGGGAGTTCCTACAAGCAGCTCTTTGCTCTACAAGGAG GAATTTGAGAAGATGAAAGAGTTGGCACCCGAAAATTTCCGTCTAGATTTTGCTGTCAGCAGAGAACAAACAAATGAAAAGGGAGAGAAGATGTACATCCAGACTCGTATGGCACAATATGCAAGTGAGCTGTGGGAGCTACTGAAGAAGGACAACACCTTTGTGTACATGTGTGGATTGAAAGGAATGGAGAAGGGTATTGATGATATCATGGTTTCCTTGGCTGCCAAAGATG GCATTGATTGGCTGACCTACAAGAGGGAACTGAAGAAGGCAGAACAATGGAATGTGGAGGTCTATTGA